The following coding sequences are from one Polynucleobacter sp. JS-JIR-II-50 window:
- a CDS encoding cytochrome c-type biogenesis protein, giving the protein MRLILLIAVCVFSLGNAFAKDAAPLADDPITEQRLISISEEMRCLVCQNESLAGSRSDLANDLRREIRILIKEGKSDDQIRSFMVERYGDFVLYRPPVKPVTWLLWIGPFVILGLGIAGLLMYLRRRNSSVPNVALTEADNQKIDALLNASDKKEG; this is encoded by the coding sequence GCAACGCGTTTGCCAAAGATGCCGCACCACTCGCGGATGATCCAATAACAGAGCAGCGTCTTATTAGTATTTCAGAAGAAATGCGCTGCTTGGTGTGTCAGAACGAGTCTTTAGCTGGCTCTCGCTCAGATCTGGCCAATGATTTGCGTCGTGAAATTCGGATATTAATTAAAGAAGGTAAGAGCGATGATCAAATCCGCTCGTTTATGGTCGAGCGCTATGGCGATTTCGTACTGTATCGCCCGCCAGTAAAGCCGGTGACGTGGTTACTTTGGATTGGCCCATTTGTTATTTTGGGTCTGGGTATTGCTGGCTTATTAATGTATTTAAGACGCAGAAATAGTAGTGTGCCTAATGTCGCTCTGACTGAAGCCGATAATCAAAAAATCGATGCACTGTTAAATGCAAGCGATAAGAAAGAGGGATGA